The Anopheles maculipalpis chromosome 3RL, idAnoMacuDA_375_x, whole genome shotgun sequence genomic sequence GAGGTCTCTAAGAGCATAAAGCAAAACTGGTAAATTTGCTTTGACCGCTCTAAGGAGCCAGTACAGTGTCTTAATCAAAACCGGCAAGTGATTAAATAGACCTATCAATTGATTCCCTTTGGTGACAAGGTGTTCTAGCTGGTCCTGGAAGCTCAGCTCAGTGTCGAAAACTCCTAAACCTCTGACGCAGCTTTTTCCTTCAAGGACAGCTCCGTGTAGTCGAAGCCGCAGCGTCCTTGTAGCTCCGTATAGTCGAGAGTGTTCACTATGCAGAGCCCCAAGCGTTCTTGATGCACCAGGAATTTACAACAAATGGCCTGTAGGACTaacttcaatttaaaattaaacgaaGCTCATAAAAATCATGGTAAGAGACTAAACATAAAAGCAAATTTACGTTTGCACTTGCTGGGTTAAAGGTAGCTCATAAACAGGAATAAACCCTTAAATTGAGCTATAAGCCGTCAATCAATCAATAGACTAGTACTTGCCTGTGCAATAATTCAAATCATTCCTACTACGCCGCACATACATCATTCGGAGACTTCAACGATGGCGAAAGCGACGAAACCAAATGCAAACGCtggatttgttttgaaagggcatttactttatttttcatactgagagtggttggtttttgtttgtttttgatgtttttcgtttgtttgtgacTGTTTTTAAGCCGTATTACGTtacattataaaaaaagttttttaaacAGATCCAAACGCACTAATAAATGGCAGGGTTTGAACATTGCTCTTTTCGTTCCGATTCGATTAGTGCCGAAAATGATGTCGGGGACTAAAGAttggaatataaaaaaaacaggaaacaatCTAATTGACGGGAAAGGTTTaaagaattatgaaaaaaaaaaaaaacggggaacaacagaacaaaacgGCATGGCTGAAGATTATGCTCACTCTCCTTCACCCTCTTTCTCCTTCCTACACGCCACTCTTACACTAAGTAACTCgaaataaaagctaaaaatacACTTAACGCCTTactgcagtgtgtgtgtgtatgtgtgcttgctACGTTTTAAttactaaataaaataaaaaagctctctaaaatcaaatcacagaaattcaaaatgcgTTCTCCTGGTATGTTATGAACCCTGGCGTGGCGTGACACTCGGTAAGCGAATTCTCGTTTGCTGTTTGCCTTGATTTTCATATTGTTTTGATATATGGATTTGGGACGTTTGGACGGGAGAGGAAAGGAACTGGGGACTTGGTGTAGTAACTATTGTACTGTTTACAATACTTCTACAACAAATGGATTTTGAATGTAAAAaaccacatacaaaaaaaaaagaaagggacATTGAACTCCGATATCGCCGAAATGGTCGGATCAACTTTGCTGGGGAAGGAATTCATGCCACACTAGCATCTTATTGAATGGATTAAGTTAAGGTTCCATTTGGGTTCCATTTGGGAGATTGGTTAATTCGAAAGATGActacgatgatgacgattgaTGACGATGATATAACGCTGGATGGCGGACGATACAAAATGCCTCGATGTTTGAATAAATAGTTACACAATtcgtattattttttcttccttttcttccttcctgcTCTCCGTACTCTGCTGCACGTTTTCCGATGGTTTTAGAATTCTGCCTTGGAACATAATGAGGGAGTCACGTTGCTCTTTTGCTGTTGGTGATCGAAGATAAAGTGTCAGCAGCAAACTCCACCATACATCTACCATCGGGTGTTTAGTTGCAGATGTGTTCATCCTTGCGCATGCTGCACGTGTCACACTTGACCGAGCAGCACCAGACAAACTTGCAGTTGCACTTTTCCTCCACGTTGCGTACGCGTGTCTGATAGCCCCGGCCGCAGCACAGTAGCCGGCACCCTTCGATGCCGTACGATGTTCGGTTGCAGAAACGGCCACGTGTGCTAAAGATGCCCAAACTTTGTGGatgaaaagagaagaaaaaaaacgataaagcaAATATTGCAATTTACGGAgagcatttttcatttctttaatAGACTTTTTCACCACAACGTTTTTTGCTACAACGTAGATGTTTCTTTACCAGAAATAAATCCTGAAAAAAGTGGGCCATATAAGCATCGTTTGttcaaaatttacaaaaattggaCAAAATACTATAATCATAAATGGAGTCGTCAAGAAGGCAGGCTATTTTTCGACGGACTGAGAATTATTAGAGACCTAACAACAAAGACCTTGTTCCATACGATCGACGATCCCTCCAAGTGAGTTGTCATTTGTCACATCGATTCTATAAGCACCGACCATATTTCCACAAAAAAGAGCCAACTACACAAGCATTGCATTCTTTGATTGAGGGAAGGTCTTTAAATTGGCTTTCTATTAGAAGATTCTTTCTATTAGACCTACGAGTTCGATCATCATTATGATTATGATCagtttgttatttattataaaaaaacccTTACTGAAGAAACAACACtgtttacatacacacataccttTCATTTTCCTCGCAGTAGTTAGGTGATTCCGCAATGTACACCAAATCTGACTTGTTCACCTTCTTGTAGTCGAGATCCTTCCGCGTCAGTTTCCTTATAATTCCCTTGTTTTCAACTGGCTGTAGAAAGTATGGCGAAGAAAAGTAAAGATTATGTCGctatttgtaaacaaaaaaataaacacaacttgggaaaaaaaatgcatacctTCACTTGTGCTGCCGCATCGAACATCGAGCCGAGCGTGTCGGCGATCAGCTTCATCGGTGGTAGCCGTCGCCAGCAGACACGTGTCGTGCAGGAGCCGGACATTCCGTGACATTTGCAAACTTTCTCCATCTTTGACCGTAATATCTGGCGATAAACGTAAACCATTTAAAGTAAAGTATTCACCGTTCTACAGTGGATGCACACATTGTACGGTTCTGCATAACTGCGGGTGTGGTTTTGCTCCAGCGTTACCTCAAACAACATAAGACACATAAACTTACGTACTCGTCGTGCTGCCTCATTGTTGTGTAGATTCATCAGCCCAAAGCTCGTGGTACGGTTCTCCTGCGGATCGGTGAACGAACGGGCCTGTTTGATGCCATACTTGATGTCCTCGGAGCAGCCGCCCCAGGTCCATTTGTTGCTGTGCTTGCTGCGCTTGATACGGTCACACTCGCAGGTTGTCAGCTCACCCTTGGTGCAGGAGCGCGTGATCTGCCAGGCTAGTGATGCTGAGTTGATTGCGCTAAGGTAGGCGGTTtcacgattgcctatgggttatgaaaacaccaaaaatttcattacTTTAAAATACCTCCAAACATAACCTCTAAAGTCAGCTTACTGGCGTCAAGCGGTGTAAAGTCAAACATTGAATCGCCATTGTCTAAAGATTCTGCCTATTTTTCTCTCGATTCCCTCGCAtgtaatgtgttttatttcgctcACCTTTATCGTCGAAATTTCCGTAATAAATGCCGGACCCACGTTTTGCCGAGCAGTTCCAGCGGTTGTTTTGAAAGTATGTTTGGCACTCATATTTCGCAGTATTCGCTGCATCGACAATAATCTGTCAGAAGAGACGCGTATGGATATTTTACCAATAGCAAACTCTAGAAGATGGTcatcaaaaaaaatcatcaaacacaGCACATACCTTCAACAGGGCAGGATTATTGTAGCACGTATCTCGCTGATGATCGGTGAAAAACGTTGAATCACCGCACAGCTCATAGCTCCGATTGTCCCGATGGAAGTGGTCTGGATCGAGCGAGAGGTCAGCAATGCGCCACCAGCTACCATCGGCGAACCCGCTACAgtacagaagcagcagcagcacgagcTGGAGGATTCGCCGTGGTAGGACCCGATCGGCCGCTAGATTGCACGTGGGGTGTGAAAGCCGTAAGCCAAACGGACGAACCTCCACCACCTGCTGGACCATGGTTTTGTGAtagaaaattctatgatggtGGTCTGAGTAGTGCGTCCGGTTCTGGATGAGGTGGTTTCGTGATGAGGATTGCGGCAGTATTTCTAGTCTCCGTCGCACATCGTTGTGAGTTacctcacacacgcacacgaaggGTTTTAAAATGACCACAGATGGAGTGTAATCctgttaaaatgaaaaaaaaaaataaaataaaaaatcagtaaGGGAGGAATGTACGTATGGGGATTGTTGTTCCGATGTTAATAGGACGGTAGATTTCGTAGGTTCgtaaaaattaatgaattgCCACCGAAAGCTGACCGTCGACAAACGATTGCGGTTCAGCGAATCTTTTCCAACGCTTCAACGAAACCATCGGGCAGTGATTTTTAATAACATCGTCCTTCATCATATAAGTGTAGTGTGGATTTTCACGTGGAAGTTCCCTTCTCCTCTTCCCTTCCTGTGCTCTTTACCGACAAAA encodes the following:
- the LOC126565882 gene encoding protein Wnt-1-like — encoded protein: MVQQVVEVRPFGLRLSHPTCNLAADRVLPRRILQLVLLLLLYCSGFADGSWWRIADLSLDPDHFHRDNRSYELCGDSTFFTDHQRDTCYNNPALLKIIVDAANTAKYECQTYFQNNRWNCSAKRGSGIYYGNFDDKGNRETAYLSAINSASLAWQITRSCTKGELTTCECDRIKRSKHSNKWTWGGCSEDIKYGIKQARSFTDPQENRTTSFGLMNLHNNEAARRILRSKMEKVCKCHGMSGSCTTRVCWRRLPPMKLIADTLGSMFDAAAQVKPVENKGIIRKLTRKDLDYKKVNKSDLVYIAESPNYCEENESLGIFSTRGRFCNRTSYGIEGCRLLCCGRGYQTRVRNVEEKCNCKFVWCCSVKCDTCSMRKDEHICN